In Gadus chalcogrammus isolate NIFS_2021 chromosome 13, NIFS_Gcha_1.0, whole genome shotgun sequence, the genomic stretch CTTGAAAAAGGTGTTGAAGTCACATTAGTTATTCCTCAGGGGCTATTGTTTGGTTTATTGCCCCTTCCCACTGTGTTAACAAACCTGCATCAAGTTCATATCCTTGATCCTTGTTATCAAGGCAGAAAACAAAGAGCATCTTTACTTGTTGATTGACTACTGGTCaaggaaacaaaacaacccccccccccccccccaacctgaaATATCATACTACAATACTGTTTTTGAAACCTTAATCTGTGGTGCATTGATTCGATATTCCTTCTGTCATGTCTCATTGTGGATTTTCAGCCTCTCTTAACCCTTAAGATTGCATGGAATAACCTCTAACCCTTTGGTGTGAATTTGAGGTCACTTTGGACGGATGCAATGTGAATGAAACTATTAGTGTCTCCTTTAAACACATCTCATGTACTGCCTTGCTAgtttttgtttaattatgtttgttttttatccttACCTTCTTCTTCTAGTATTATGTACACATGTTTATTAACATGTTATTagcaatatgtatatatttatatcctacgcaagagagaaatatatataaacagcaAACAAATGGCAGTTATTGATGGAAAAACTTGTACAACATTGCCTTCTGGTGGCGGAGTTCTCAGTTGGAGTCGAAATGCATTTATACTTCATAGCTTAGCCTCTTAGGCCTACTATTTaaacaatgaaacacacatTTCATTTACATTTCAGGTGTGATTTAATTGAAATTGAATAGCATAATTCAAAAGAAGTAAAAAAGCCAATGACGCAGATTAAGTAGGCCCCATCAATATACAACAGAGTCGGCTATTTAACTAAATTCCTAAAACTTCATTACCCATAAGGCCACAGCACGAGGCGGACCAAATGACGCACATTTCAATCGACCTCCACTGCGAAGTACACAGAAGATGACCTACTTGCACACAGTTTTTGTTTAACTCGTAGTCTTGCATTTTAAAGTATGACATTCTTATTCATACAAGATTGTTAACGATATATAGGCGTTTATGTCGACCACGTTGTCAAGTTAGCCACTTACGCCCATTGTCAGCATGACAGTTCCAGCTTTGCAAAACACCAGTGTGATTTACAGAAGGATCTTGTCACAATTTCCACAAGATATCAGTTTAGCTTTTGCCTATGGCTCGGGTGTTTTTAAACAACAGGGAACCTCTCAAGGCCAAATGGGGGTAAGCAACTTACATACATAGTATAACTCAGTTTAACCCTTAACCTTGCGTCTCTAGAGCAGACATCACGTTAGGCCATTTAGACTTGCATTCTGTCTTACAAAATGCAAATGCATTCAGGTCACTAGCTAGTTTAACTGATGCTCTGTTgtgttatatttgtatataacGGATCATAGGGATGGGATCATCTCGAACTTACTTACTTTTGTCCAGGGTtgctgaatgactgaatgaataAACAGGTTAATAATCAAAAGTTTCTCGCTAAACAATTGCATCAATTATATTACATCAATATTATCAAATTCTTCTCTTCATCTACAGAAGAACATGGTGGACTTTGTATTCGCAGTAGACGATCCTGTGACATGGCACACCATGAACCTCTTGCAGAACCGCAAACACTACTCCGTCCTCAAGTTGCTGGGCCCAAGAAAGATCAGCTCCATTCAAAGTGACCACGGGGCAGGAGTGTATTATAACACACTGGTGCCCGTAGATGGAAGGGTAACGCCACTATTCTTTCAGTCGTAAGCTAAAGCATGGCACAGTCTACCATGCAAAAATAGCCAATCCTTTATACCTTTACTACAATAACTTTAAGACCTAACATTCTTTTCTATAGCTGTATTCAATTAATATAATTGGCCATGGCATTTAAGTTAACACACAATATTCCTGCAAACACCTTGATATTGCTTTAAGTCAatgctaatatatatatatattttaatcttATTTTCTTCCCTCCTACCATCCTCAGGTTATCAAATATGGCGTGATCAGTACAGAGTCTCTAATAGAGGATCTGATGCACTGGAAGACCCTGTACATTGCTGGACGCTTGCATAAACCAGTCAGTAAAGTGTTATAAGACTTTTGATCAATAATGTTCCACTGTGCttgaaaaatgtaatgaaatagCATAACAATTAACAATGAGAAACAGTAAATTCTTTATCAAAATTATAAAGATATAAGAAAGTAAGTCTTCTataagaaatataaaaatatttagGGGTGGCATGAATCCACCTGTATGGCTGCTGGAGATGAGGGCTATGTGATATGCATGCAGGTGAAGATGCTGGCTCAGAGTGACAATGGCAAGCTGCGTGCTGCTCTGGTGGGCAACCTGAAGAGTGCGGTGACGGCCTCCTTCCTCATGCTGCCCGAGAGTTTCTCAGAAGAAGACCTCTTCCTGCAGATAGCCGGCCTCTCCTATGCTGGTAGGTAGTAAGCAGACATTAAGACCCAAATGTGCAACCATCGGACAATCAGGATTTAATGAGAGCATTCCTGATAAAAATGCAATGCTGGTGGTACAAACATGCAAGCACatggtatttatttttatggtcAAAGTGATACCACTTTAAAGATATCGTTTAATATAGGTGCTCCTTCGTGCCGTACAGTCATCCTTTTAAGTGGTGCCAAAGCAATTTCCTCCTGCATTCCTAGGGGATTTCCGAATGGTGATAGGAGAGGATAAGTCAAAGGTGGCAAATATTGTCCAAGACAACATGCAGCACTTTCGGATCCTGTACACCAACATCCTGCAGGACTGCCCTCAAGTGGTCTATAAGCCTCAACAGGGGAAATTAGAGGTAAGGCCACCtatgaacacatacattttTCCATAGCAAGGTTAATGTGTTTTCAGAGACGTCCACCCTGGTCTGCTTGGGAAATTATTTGAAGGGACTTCCACACGTCCTGCTGTTTATCTTTCCTCATATTACTCAAACATTGCTGATTTCCTGTCTATTATCTATTTTTTAACATGTACGTGCCAATGCATTCAGGAGGCATTTCCTTTTCACACATTTTTGACAACCGCATCTTGGGTTGTCGGGAAGCGCCGTATATTAAAGATGAGTCCATGGCATGGGTtcatcaattcaattcaattcaattcaattttatttgtataccccttaatcaccattacagtctcaaagggcttaacaggccaaatatttgtgcacccccctttacccatgcccccacacgggcaagaaaaaactcccttgaatcagcaaggaagaaatcttgaggagAAACGCaatgtaggggatcccttcttccagggatggtcaggagtgcaatgggtgccacaattggcatacaggtaaatacatgtacatcatattaaaatggtgatggggttctggccggttatccatgaggagagtccaggcatccaggccagcacccgcagcacgctACATCAGACAGAAGGCATCTAACAGAGAGCCCCcgagacactcacacacctctGTTCCAGGTTCGATGCAAAGCAATAGGATGATGGTTGCTGCTTCCCCCAAGATCTTGGCAGGGCCATAGGCTAGAGTATCACCTGCAGGACATTGCCGATTTATGGCTATGGTTGTCGTGAAAGCACCTTGATTGAGGGCCAATGGTTTCTATTGTCTTGTTAGCGGCTGCTGTGTTCAGACTGTGACCTCTTCACCACGGTCATCACTTTTCTTTGAGCTCATTTGAAATGTCTAAAGCCCGTCTGCTTGTTGCTACTCTACCATATTACATTTACTCTACCCAAAGAAGACCTTCGTTAGGATCTAATTTATGAATAAAGTAGATTATGAGGTGCAGTTTTGAGATCATTTTGGCGTTATCTGCCCACATGTTTACAGCCGATAGTTTCATGTGTATATTCTATTCTACAAGTAGCATGTTGCCGTATGGCACAAGCTGTTTTCTTTGCGCTGGTGCTGAACTCTCAGCAGGGTGCGACAGTGGCTTTCTATCAGGCCTTACTCCACCCGTTCCTGCTTTGAATGTAAGCTGACACACGTATTGTGGGTTTGTGTACTCTCATCTGCCAACAATCCATTCGTGTATGGACATGCATGCTGTAGAAGCGGCGGGTACTCTTTCCAGTTTCCAGGGCTCGTCTTTCTGCCCGTCTTCGTATTCCACTCCTTCAGCCACTCCCCGTGATTCAAAGAGTTGCCTAAGAGAACCCGACCGCAGACGATCTTGAGGCAGAGTTGATGAGAGTGTAGAAAATACTTATTGGTTGGTGAATTTACCCCAATAACTTGGTTTTGAATAGAGGTTTAGAAGTATTTCAAATAAAGATATATTTACTAAAATCACAAAGTGTATAGGAAATggtcataactataaatatatatttctgtgtggatgatggctagTTTAAGCAGTCTTACCTGGCCTGAGTCGGACTGATTTGGCTCTGGGTCTATCTGTTTGCAAACCTGTTTAAcatcaatgtgcacaggttagaccagccatctccacacacactggacaatgAATGGAAACATGGAGCACCAGTGTCATGCATCGTTGTCTGCAAACTTTACAATAAACTGTCTTTCTACACTGCCACCCTGCATCCCTGTCTAGAGGAGCCCAGTGAAAGTCACTTATGTGGAGTGTGGCAGCCACCTcgtagcatgtagcatgcaCATTACTACACTATGATTCTCACTTTTCTCATTTCAATGTTAGGAAGAGTTCTCTATAAAGATAAACTTTGATAACGTCACAGATTCCCTACATTTAATCCAATAAGAGTAAATCTTGAGTCCAAATCTTTCCATGCCACAGTGTGTATTTGCACGCATCTCATCGTCTCACTGGTTGTACATACAGGTGGACAAGAGCCCTGAGGGCCAGTTTGTCCAGCTGATGACTCTGCCACGGACGCTCCAGCAGAGGATCACCCGCTTAGTGGACCCGCCCGGGAAGAACCGTGACGTGGAGGAGATCCTGCTGCAGGTGGCCCAGGACCCAGACTGTGGAGCCGTGGTCCAACAAGGTGAGTAGAGAAGGGGAGGGCGTGGGAGTGGAGCCATGGGTGGAAGGGTAGGAAGGAAGATTGATATACACATGGGTAGGGGGCGTGAAGGGGAGGGATAGAGTGAAAGAGCCCTGGTTGACATTGTGCTAAAGTTGAGCCAGGATAtcaacttattttattttattttcaaaataaaggtgtTGCTaaccaaaaaatacattaactCTGCAAATGAACATTGCCAATTTACAACCAAGTCCCTCAAGCTTTCTGCTAATTCCACTGGCTGCCGGTGGTGAGATTGGTCAAATGTAAAGCTGGCGTTCCCTCTTTTGCAGCCATCTCCTCTATTGTGAAATCCTCCAGCATTACGCAGAGTGCCAAAGGCATTGCCACAGCTGGTAAGAAAACAAACTGTCTtccttctgtcttttttttttttaatatggcTTTAATATATGGTTGCAAAGTATATGTGATGTAAGTGGATATAATTCCTAGTTATTGGTTTGAACATTTATACCTTAAATGGCATCATTAATATAAATCATGGCTCACAATTCTATAAATAATGGAAGGAAATAATGGAAAATCTTGTTGGCAGTGGGATGAAGAAATCATTTCTCAAATTGAGTTTCATAGTGTTACTAAACCGGAAAATGAGCATTATTAAAATGGCTTCCAGTGTCATAAAGTATTTACTGCCTTGTCCCCACTAATTCCCAGGCATGTGGAAATCGGTGTCGTACAGTGCCAAGAAGCTGATGAAGatgtggaggggatggaggaggaagcaCTCTGTCCCACAAGTGTCCTGatcacccctccccccgtcgGATAGGTTGTCTGACCAGCATGTGACTGTGTGCTCTTAGGCAGGACACCACACCTGCTTTAGTCTTTGTACCTGCACCTTTGACCTTCACCTGAACTCCAGTTTGTTGTTCAGGACTCCTATTGGATTACAAAAGATGCAGTTTCAACAGACCTCTTCTGCAAAAGGACTCACTGCCGAAGGAAGACATACTCACAAATCTGGAAGATGTGTGAATacttatttatgtttttatttcgtAATTATGAATGATGTTGCCGTAGTAAAATGTGGACAACTGCAAAATGAAATTAAAATtataaacaatataaacaatTATTGAATATCATATAATTACAATTCTAACTACAATTTACACTTGAGTTAGTGTATTTTGCTTTTGGATATTCGCCTACCTCTACAACACAAGAACCTAAACATGATTACAATAGAGAGGAGAAAGATGGTCACAGCAGCCAACAGAGTCATCATTACATCTATAGAGTAGTAAGAATACCAGGGCATCCTGTAAGACTCAGTACGAAGGTGGGGTGCACCTTTGTGGCGCATCACATACTCTGTCCAGAAGATGGCATGCTCCAGGGGGGGAATCGGCTGGTCTCTGTGCAGACGGGACAGTCTCTgcatattgtttctgtaactgTCTTGGTGGAGCACTTCCCCAAGTCCCTGCTCAAAGGTGCGACCGTTGACTTCAGCCAGTTTGAGGATTTTTCCCGCTCCCCTCTCCTGCAGACGGAGCAGGTTGTCATACTGGTCAAAGAACAGCGGTATGCCCAGCACTGGTACCCCGTAGTATATGGCCTCCTGGACTCCATTGGTTCCTCCGTGAGCCACAAACACCTTGGTCTGAGGGTGGCCCAAGAGGTCCTTCTGGGGCATCCAGTCCACTATCAGTGTGTTGTTGCCCAGAGTGGAGGGACGCTTTCCAATGTTCCGCCAAATCACCTGTTTGAAAAGAAAATTAAGAATGATTACAAACATAGTACTACACTCTCATACTGGTGATACTTGTGGTTATAAtgtaaaaaagtaaaataatggATCGATGGTGTCTCTAAGCAAACTGAATACAGCGAGCTAGATTTTGTCTTGTGGGGTTGAAGTTGAAATGTTACAGGAATATATCTCGCTGGATGTGTGGTGGTATGCCATTTTTGGAGATGTAGAGCACtacacattcaccattcaatacaataaataaatatcaccTTTTGAGGCATCTTTGCAAAGACGCTGGCGATCTCCTCTGCAATATCATCTGGTAATGCGTTCACTAAAGTACCCAGGGTCATGATGATCACTCCGTGCTCCCCGGGACTCTGAACAAACTCCTCCAGGTCAGATGGAAGGGGCTGGGCTGGCTTACACTGGAAGCCCCCTATATAAACTACATTCGGCATCGTGGGTCGGGGAAAGTCAAAGACAAAATCGGACCTGAACAACCAAATGTCTGCTTCCTGGATGAGGGAGATGATGTCACAGCCCCCCTTAATGTACTTGTCACAGATGGCATCATAACTAGGCCCCACCATGAACCTCTCCTGGAAGACAATGAGGCTGTGAAACAACATGTTCTGGGTCCGCTCTGTGAAGCTCATTTTGTCTGTGAGACCAGAGCCCGGGACGGGGATGTAGGACAGTGGGGACGGAGCTATGGCGAACTGGCCGTCTCCGCTGGTGATCCAACGGACGTTAAGCACCAGAGGTAGCTTGAGATACTTGGCTAGGACAACCCCTGTTGCAAAGGCAGGATCGGTGAGGACCAGGTCATACTGGGCATCAGATAGGCGTTGAACAAGGCTTTCATCGTCAAGGATTCGACCAAGTATATCACAGTTCATTGAATGAGCCTTAGAAATCATTGACATGAACTGCCAGATGAGTTTGAGGTTTGTAAACGCCgatgctctttctctctgtgcctGATGGAGAAAATGCAATGAAGTGAACAATGGAGAAATACATGCTTGCCAGAAATTAAATGTAATGATACTCATAAGTTAATGTAATTACACATACATATCTTGCTTATGAAGGTGATTTAAACATGATAATGCCATACGCATGAGCCTGCATAATAATTTCATATTCGAATTTGTAGCAACTTACCTTCATGAAATTGTCCAGATATATTAGAAAAAAGTTTTCGACTGGGGTTTCTACAGGGATGGTGATTGAGGAGTATAACGGGGACTCCTCTCTTATATACCAACTGTCTGATGCTCGTATAACGTCGATGCTGTGTCCTCTTGTGTGGAGTTCCTCGATCACGATCTTCATATTGATCCAGTGACTACCATCCACCGGATATACCAGGACTTTACCTCCATCAGAAGGAGTGGTGAACAGCAGGGGAATCAGAGCAACCGTGAAAAAGATGTGCATTCCAAGGGAAGGCATGGTAGGCGTACCTATTGGAAAAGACAGAATTGCAAGCGTTCTTTTGTTTGAGTTAGGCTTCAATGTTTGAGTAATTATCTAACATTTAGCATGGCCTAGACTTATGTcacaaatataatgtaacaaaCACCTCAAACAAATCTACAACACTGACACCTGGACCGACCCGACCGGGAGAACGGTAGATCATCCTAACAGCATCGTAACGTCTGATAAATCAAATAGGCCTAAATAAACAATTGATGAAGAGCGACGCACCCATCAAACGTCTCGTTCTTAACACTTCGGTGAACTGAAAGGATTGTTTCACCTCGACTAATCCTTCCACCGGAGTTCAGGTTCAAACTCCAAACTTTGCACACCCGTGAGGCAGATGTTGTGCAACACATGTAAAATAAGAATTACGGCTTTACGTTTTTGTTCATAACTATTTTGTAACCTACGACCTGTGCCTGCCCGGGCTGCCTTAGGGACagctcaacacaaacacaaagaagcTTGAAATCACTGCCAAGACGAAAACATTGAATAACTTTGTTATGCTCTGCATTTTGCACCTTAACATTTATGCTGTGTATTTTATGAGCGTTCATTTTGCTTATTCAATGCTGTAGCCTATGGTACACAAACATTTACACTGCAGTCCATTAGGCAGATAATTTTCAGCAAAAATATTTCTTCTTGATCTTTTTAGAGCGCGATCATCTGCTAATTTACGTTTTTAAAAAGAATCGTGGGCAACTAATTATTGAACTAATAAAATGTCATGGTTCaggaaaggtaaaaaaaaatagtcaCATAGCAGTAGGCCTAAGCCTACTAAATCCTCGCCTAATTTAATCTTAATGGTATTTAGTTTTGAATATGTAGTCAAGATGCTAGTGTAGCAACTAGGGCGTATAGCATGTTAAGATATTACGCCGCCCGCCCGCCATGCATTGCTAAGAAATCCCCATCTAACAGTGGTAATACTAACCACCGATGTATCCGATGCAACGAAGATTTATCCTAATTTATGCTGATATCATTCCTCCTCTCTCGACCAATGAACGCTCCTTACTTTCACCACCTGCCAGGAACAAAATTCCATCATTCCAGGCATTTTTACCCCCCTTGCTCGCTTACAACCAAAGTCTTTGTACCTACACCTTTGACCTTCACCTGAACTCCAGTTTGTTGTTATGGACTCCTATGCGATTACAAAAGAGGCAGTTGCAACAGACATATCCTGCGAAACGTCTATCTGCCGAAGAAAGACGTACTCACAAAtgtggaaaatgtgtttttatttatgtttttatttcgtAATCATGAATTTTGTTGCTGTAGTAAAATGTGGACAACTGCGAAATAAattttaaattatatataacataaaaaaatattgaatattatGTAATTACAATTCAAGCTACAATTTACACTTGAGTTAGTGTATTTTGCTTTTGGATATTCTCCTACCTCTACAGCACAAGAACCTAAACATGATTACAATAGAGAGGAGAAAGATGGTCACAGCAGCCAACAGAGTCATCATTACATCTATAGAGTAGTAAGAATACCAGGGCATCCTGTAAGACTCAGTACGAAGGTGGGGTGCACCTTTGTGGCGCATCACATACTCTGTCCAGAAGATGGCATGCTCCAGGGGGGGAATCGGCTGGTCTCTGTGCAGACGGGACAGTCTCTgcatattgtttctgtaactgTCTTGGTGGAGCACTTCCCCAAGTCCCTGCTCAAAGGTGCGACCGTTGACTTCAGCCAGTTTGAGGATTTTTCCCGCTCCCCTCTCCTGCAGACGGAGCAGGTTGTCATACTGGTCAAAGAACAGCGGTATGCCCAGCACTGGTACCCCGTAGTATATGGCCTCCTGGACTCCATTGGTTCCTCCGTGAGCCACAAACACCTTGGTCTGAGGGTGGCCCAAGAGGTCCTTCTGGGGCATCCAGTCCACTATCAGTGTGTTGTTGCCCAGAGTGGAGGGACGCTTTCCAATGTTCCGCCAAATCACCTGTTTGAAAAGAAAATTAAGAATGATTACAAACATAGTACTACACTCTCATACTGGTGATACTTGTGGTTATAAtgtaaaaaagtaaaataatggATCGATGGTGTCTCTAAGCAAACTGAATACAGCGAGCTAGATTTTGTCTTGTGGGGTTGAAGTTGAAATGTTACAGGAATATATCTCGCTGGATGTGTGGTGGTATGCCATTTTTGGAGATGTAGAGCACtacacattcaccattcaatacaataaataaatatcaccTTTTGAGGCATCTTTGCAAAGACGCTGGCGATCTCCTCTGCAATATCATCTGGTAATGCGTTCACTAAAGTACCCAGGGTCATGATGATCACTCCGTGCTCCCCGGCACTCTGAACAAACTCCTCCAGGTCAGATGGAAGGGGCTGGGCTGGCTTACACTGGAAGCCCCCTATATAAACTACATTCGGCATCGTGGGTCGGGGAAAGTCAAAGACAAAATCGGACCTGAACAACCAAATGTCTGCTTCCTGGATGAGGGAGATGATGTCACAGCCCCCCTCAATGTACTTGTCACAGATGGCATCATAACTAGGCCCCACCATGAACCTCTCCTGGAAGACAATGAGGCTGTGAAACAACATGTTCTGGGTCCGCTCTGTGAAGCTCATTTTGTCTGTGAGACCAGAGCCCGGGACGGGGACGTAGGACAGTGGGGACGGAGCTATGGCGAACTGGCCGTCTCCGCTGGTGATCCAACGGACGTTAAGCACCAGAGGTAGTTTGAGATACTTGGCTAGGACAACCCCCGTTGCAATGGCAGGATCGGTGAGGACCAGGTCATACTGGGCATCAGATAGGCGTTGAACAAGGCTTTCATCGTCAAGGATTTGACCAAGCATATCACAGTTTACTGAATGAGCCTTAGAAATCATTGACATGAACTGCGAGGTGAGTTTGAGGAATGTAAACGCagatgctctttctctctgtgcctGATGGAGAAAATGCAATGAAATGAACATTGGAGAAATGCATACATGCCAGCAATTACATGTAATGATGCTCATAAGTTAATGAAATGACATGTAAACATCTTGCTCATGAAGATGATTCAAACATGATAATGCCATACGCATGAGTCTGCATAATcatttcaaattcaaatttgtaTTAACCTACCTTCATGTATTTCTCCAGATATATTAGAAAAAAGTTTTCCATGGGGGTTTCTACAGGGATGGTGATCGAGGAGTATAACGGGGACTCCTCTCTTATATACCAACTGTCTGATGCTCGTATAACGTCGATGCTGTGTCCTCTTGCGTGGAGTTCCTCGATCACGATCTTCATATTGATCCAGTGACTACCATCCACCGGATATACCAGGACTTTACCTCCATCAGAAGGAGCGGTGAACAGCAGGGGAATCAGAGCAACC encodes the following:
- the tamm41 gene encoding phosphatidate cytidylyltransferase, mitochondrial; its protein translation is MTVPALQNTSVIYRRILSQFPQDISLAFAYGSGVFKQQGTSQGQMGKNMVDFVFAVDDPVTWHTMNLLQNRKHYSVLKLLGPRKISSIQSDHGAGVYYNTLVPVDGRVIKYGVISTESLIEDLMHWKTLYIAGRLHKPVKMLAQSDNGKLRAALVGNLKSAVTASFLMLPESFSEEDLFLQIAGLSYAGDFRMVIGEDKSKVANIVQDNMQHFRILYTNILQDCPQVVYKPQQGKLEVDKSPEGQFVQLMTLPRTLQQRITRLVDPPGKNRDVEEILLQVAQDPDCGAVVQQAISSIVKSSSITQSAKGIATAGMWKSVSYSAKKLMKMWRGWRRKHSVPQVS
- the LOC130402197 gene encoding UDP-glucuronosyltransferase 1A5-like, which translates into the protein MGTPTMPSLGMHIFFTVALIPLLFTTPSDGGKVLVYPVDGSHWINMKIVIEELHTRGHSIDVIRASDSWYIREESPLYSSITIPVETPVENFFLIYLDNFMKAQRERASAFTNLKLIWQFMSMISKAHSMNCDILGRILDDESLVQRLSDAQYDLVLTDPAFATGVVLAKYLKLPLVLNVRWITSGDGQFAIAPSPLSYIPVPGSGLTDKMSFTERTQNMLFHSLIVFQERFMVGPSYDAICDKYIKGGCDIISLIQEADIWLFRSDFVFDFPRPTMPNVVYIGGFQCKPAQPLPSDLEEFVQSPGEHGVIIMTLGTLVNALPDDIAEEIASVFAKMPQKVIWRNIGKRPSTLGNNTLIVDWMPQKDLLGHPQTKVFVAHGGTNGVQEAIYYGVPVLGIPLFFDQYDNLLRLQERGAGKILKLAEVNGRTFEQGLGEVLHQDSYRNNMQRLSRLHRDQPIPPLEHAIFWTEYVMRHKGAPHLRTESYRMPWYSYYSIDVMMTLLAAVTIFLLSIVIMFRFLCCRGRRISKSKIH
- the LOC130402431 gene encoding UDP-glucuronosyltransferase 1A5-like is translated as MGTPTMPSLGNHIFFTVALIPLLFTAPSDGGKVLVYPVDGSHWINMKIVIEELHARGHSIDVIRASDSWYIREESPLYSSITIPVETPMENFFLIYLEKYMKAQRERASAFTFLKLTSQFMSMISKAHSVNCDMLGQILDDESLVQRLSDAQYDLVLTDPAIATGVVLAKYLKLPLVLNVRWITSGDGQFAIAPSPLSYVPVPGSGLTDKMSFTERTQNMLFHSLIVFQERFMVGPSYDAICDKYIEGGCDIISLIQEADIWLFRSDFVFDFPRPTMPNVVYIGGFQCKPAQPLPSDLEEFVQSAGEHGVIIMTLGTLVNALPDDIAEEIASVFAKMPQKVIWRNIGKRPSTLGNNTLIVDWMPQKDLLGHPQTKVFVAHGGTNGVQEAIYYGVPVLGIPLFFDQYDNLLRLQERGAGKILKLAEVNGRTFEQGLGEVLHQDSYRNNMQRLSRLHRDQPIPPLEHAIFWTEYVMRHKGAPHLRTESYRMPWYSYYSIDVMMTLLAAVTIFLLSIVIMFRFLCCRGRRISKSKIH